The nucleotide window AATTCCAGCCGATGATCGACGTCGGTGCCAGCACGGTCTGGGAAATGTTTGCAGGAAGCGATTTTGATACCCTCGGCTTCCCGACCCGCAGCCACTGCCACGCTTGGGCGTCGAGCCCGATCTGGTTCCTGACGCGTATCGTATTGGGTATCCGTCAGACTGACGCGGGCGGAAAGGCCTTCGAGATCAGCCCGTGGATATCCGGCCTCAAACACGCCAGCGGAGCCATGGCCACCCCCAAAGGACCGGTGCATGTCGACTGGAGGATCAAAGGAAAAAAACTACAGATTACCATTGCCGCACCGACAGGCGCAAAGGTCGAGTTTATTCGGAATGCCAGTATGAAGGGGTTGTGCGTTATCCCAGCGGAATAATGCTTCGGAATGTGTTTAGAATGAAGCTGGGTCCAGGAAGAGTTTGACGTCACCAACTCCAATTTCAGCGGACGTATTACCATCGATAACTACACGGTTGTCGATGGGTAGCTCCTGATTCGGTAATCGACTGTCGTGTAGATTGATATGAAGGAATTTCTGCGCATATCATGTGCATGAATTCGGTCGTTCTGCTATACTTCCTCATTATGAGACCGAAACTTAAAATCACCTCCAGCACCTACACCCGTGAAGACCTTCTTGATCATATAGACGATGCTCATTTCCAGAAAAACTGGAAGGCGAAGCGTCGGTACCAGGTCATCCTTCATGCCTTGTCAGGAAAGTACACTACCGATGAAATCGCTGAGGAGGTCGGTTGCAGCCGGGCCAGTGTGACGAACTGGGTGAAGCGCTGGCGGGAGGGTGGTACTTGGGCATTGGAGAAAAACAACTACAGGCCTACCCGCCAACCTGCACTTACCGAGGAAATGGTAGTCGATTTAGTCGAGCATCTGACAGCGGGCCTGATAAGCGGGGGTAAAGGACATGAAAGCATACAGGTCTGGCTGAAGGAAAGGTATGATCTGGATCTGGCGATTACGGCGGTGGACTACTGGTATTCAAAAATCTGGGATCGGTTCTGTAAGGGGGAGTTGCAAGACTGCGATGCTTCTCCAAAAAATCCCCACGAGGTCGATCTCGGGCTTCGGCAGAGGTTGGAGGATCGGGAAAAGAAGAGAGCAGAGCGGGATAGAAGGCGTAGGCAGCTAGGTCTAGTAGCTTGTGCTTAAGTTTTCTTCCTTTGTGGTCACAAATGACATCCCTGTGTTTTGATGACGGACCAAGAGTGTTCGGTCTGACAATAGGTTTAGGGGATCCGGCTGGTATATTCAGTGTAGACCAATTGAAACTGATAGTGTTTGCAATGAAAATTCTAAAAGGACATATAGTCAGCATTAAATTAATTAGTGTGGAAATTATGTCTTTAAATGAAGGCAGGCACCAGGCAGATATTTGAGGTGCATGGCGGGCAGTTGCGCATGCATGCAGCGCTTGCGGGGGGCATAAGCCGGACGCAGCTCTATTCCCTGCGGGACCGCGGGGATATTGAGCTGGTATCACGTGGTGTCTACCGGTTGTCTGATCTCCCGGCGCTGGGCAACCCCGATTTGGTAACTGTGTCCCTGCGCTAACCGAAAGCGGTGGTTTACCTGATCTCCGCTCTCTCTTTTCATGAAATAACCACACAGATCCCGTTCGAAGTCTCTGTGGCGGTACCGCGCAACACGACCCTGCCCAGGCTCGATTATCCGCCGTTTGATGCCCACTGGTTTGCCGGAGCTGCTTATGATTCCGGAATCGAAACGCATGTTGTCGATGGCGTCCGGGTTCAAGTCTACTCCCCGGAAAAGACGCTGGCCGATTGTTTCAGGTTTCAGAGCAAGCTGGGAACCGAGGCGGTGAGCCGAATAACAGTATTAATCGGCTCATTATATTCTTCCTTTGTGAGCCGATAAAGTGCCATAAACGGCTCATGAAATATATCTGGCAGCAGGATAATTGGCCTGAATTCCAATACGATTTGACAGGAATTCAGGAGAAAATGATCCGTTTTACCGAAAAAACGGGCCGGGTTGACGGTTTGTTGTCCGCCCTTCCTGAATCACTCCGGATGGATGCCGTCATTGAGTTGATGGTTGCCGAGGCTGTAAAAAGTTCTGAGATCGAGGGCGAAATGCTTAGTCGTCCTGACGTGATGTCCTCGATTAAGAATAATCTCGGTATACCTTCGAGGCCCAGGCATGTGAGTGACTCCCGAGCAAGGGGAATTGCGGAGTTGATGGTTTATGTCAGGGACGATTTCGCCCATGCTTTAAGCCGGAAAATGTTGTTCACATGGCACTCGATGCTCATGGAGGATAACGCTTATGTGAAGTCGGGGGCATGGCGCTCGCATTCAGAGCCCATGTTGATTGTATCGGGTACAGTCGGCAGCGAGCAGGTTCACTACGAAGCCCCGCCATCGCCGCAGATTCCCGGGGAAATGAAACGCTTTGTCGAATGGTTTAATGCTACGGCACCGGGGGCGCAGTATGAAATTTGTTATGCGCCCGTTCGTTCTGCTTTGGCTCATCTCTACTTCGAGTCCATTCATCCGTTTGAGGACGGTAATGGGCGAATCGGCCGGGCCCTTTCCGAAAAGGTTCTGTCCCAGGGATTGGGCAGGCCGGTGGTTATGAGTCTGTCGCGTTCCATTGATGAGGACCGGCAGGGCTATTACGACGCCTTAAAACTGGCTCAACAGGCCGGTAGAGTAACGGAGTGGCTCGAGTGGTTTGTGAACATGCTGATGAATGCTCAAACGCAGGCGGAGACCGAAATTGAATTCACCCTGAAGAAAACCAGGTTGTTTGACCGCGTTGAAGGTGAGCTCAACGCTCGGCAGTTGAAGGCTGTTCGCCGTATGCTCGCTGAGGGGCCTGCTGGGTTCGAGGGCGGTATGACGGCAAAAAAATACATGGCGATTACGAAAGCAACCAAGCCCACAGCTACCCGCGATCTGCAGGATCTTGTTGCCAAAACAGTGTTAATTCCTGAGGGAAGCGGGCGCAGTACGCATTACCAGGTAAATATCTGAAGACTATACCGCTTTCGTCATAGGAATGATCTTGGCCTCTTTTGCGGGTGCGATCTTGAAATAGGCCTTGGCCTGATTCTTCCGGTTTTTAGCTAGGCCGCGGTAGTGCTTAAACAGCATCTTTGTATCGGTGTGCCCCAGTTCCTGAATGGTGTCATCCATGGTGTTCAAGGCTAAGTAGTAGGTGGCGAAGGAGTGCCTAGCTCCATCCTGGATGTATTTAACATCGAGATCCTTGAATATGGCCCGACGCCAGCTTCGGAGCACAGTATCGGAATAGGGGAAGACCGGTGCGTCGTCATCACCGCGATACGGGATCAGCCACTTTTTGAGATTGGCCGGGAT belongs to Pontiella desulfatans and includes:
- a CDS encoding Fic family protein yields the protein MKYIWQQDNWPEFQYDLTGIQEKMIRFTEKTGRVDGLLSALPESLRMDAVIELMVAEAVKSSEIEGEMLSRPDVMSSIKNNLGIPSRPRHVSDSRARGIAELMVYVRDDFAHALSRKMLFTWHSMLMEDNAYVKSGAWRSHSEPMLIVSGTVGSEQVHYEAPPSPQIPGEMKRFVEWFNATAPGAQYEICYAPVRSALAHLYFESIHPFEDGNGRIGRALSEKVLSQGLGRPVVMSLSRSIDEDRQGYYDALKLAQQAGRVTEWLEWFVNMLMNAQTQAETEIEFTLKKTRLFDRVEGELNARQLKAVRRMLAEGPAGFEGGMTAKKYMAITKATKPTATRDLQDLVAKTVLIPEGSGRSTHYQVNI
- a CDS encoding type IV toxin-antitoxin system AbiEi family antitoxin domain-containing protein, which produces MVYLISALSFHEITTQIPFEVSVAVPRNTTLPRLDYPPFDAHWFAGAAYDSGIETHVVDGVRVQVYSPEKTLADCFRFQSKLGTEAVSRITVLIGSLYSSFVSR
- a CDS encoding helix-turn-helix domain-containing protein, whose translation is MCMNSVVLLYFLIMRPKLKITSSTYTREDLLDHIDDAHFQKNWKAKRRYQVILHALSGKYTTDEIAEEVGCSRASVTNWVKRWREGGTWALEKNNYRPTRQPALTEEMVVDLVEHLTAGLISGGKGHESIQVWLKERYDLDLAITAVDYWYSKIWDRFCKGELQDCDASPKNPHEVDLGLRQRLEDREKKRAERDRRRRQLGLVACA
- a CDS encoding type IV toxin-antitoxin system AbiEi family antitoxin domain-containing protein — its product is MKAGTRQIFEVHGGQLRMHAALAGGISRTQLYSLRDRGDIELVSRGVYRLSDLPALGNPDLVTVSLR